A stretch of Ranitomeya variabilis isolate aRanVar5 chromosome 3, aRanVar5.hap1, whole genome shotgun sequence DNA encodes these proteins:
- the POLR1D gene encoding protein POLR1D: MKEEELERKAVEELLKEAKRGKDRAETMGPMGWMKCPLASTNKRFLINTIKNTLPPDREKHSRRSEDEKETRDHSRERRHSEKHSAHPYKRSDDSRKDKKGSQSSSKSTRHSQSKGEGKRR, from the exons gaaagcAGTAGAAGAGCTTCTCAAAGAAGCCAAAAGGGGAAAGGATCGAGCCGAGACTATGGGGCCAATGGGCTG GATGAAGTGTCCCCTCGCCAGCACCAATAAGCGATTTCTGATCAATACCATTAAAAACACGCTGCCCCCCGATAGGGAGAAGCACAGCAGGAGATCGGAGGATGAAAAGGAGACCAGGGACCACAGCAGGGAAAGGAGGCATTCTGAAAAGCACAGCGCACACCCCTATAAGAGGAGCGACGACTCCAGAAAAGATAAAAAGGGATCGCAGTCTTCAAGCAAGAGCACACGACATAGTCAGTCCAAGGGCGAGGGCAAGAGACGATAG